A genomic window from Pseudonocardia broussonetiae includes:
- a CDS encoding RecQ family ATP-dependent DNA helicase, with protein MRSDLQRVAADAFGLPELRPEQLEAMEAAAAGRDVLAVLPTGSGKSAIYQVPALLRDGPAVVVSPLVALQRDQREGLDDALADGAGPPPAVAVNATQKASDNKRAWEAVESGGARYLFLSPEQLARDDVVERVAAVAPALFVVDEAHCVSEWGHDFRPDYLRLADVVERLGHPPVVALTATAAPPVRADIVERLGLRDPREVTAGFDRPNLHLAAAVHADEDLRDREVVERVAELVGDGGTGLLYCATRTATTRHTEALTARGIRAATYHAGMRRADRDRVHEEFRSGAADVVVATSAFGMGIDRPDVRFVVHAASPASIDSYYQEIGRAGRDDDPATIELHHHAGDLHLQRFLTARRLKPDALHAVLTALEEGPARPAELGRRSGLSARRRTTAVNLLEQAGALTVDGDGRVAATGTDRAEAVARAGEVAQRRRETVRSRIDMMRAYAETTDCRRRLLLGYFGEQHPEPCGRCDNCDAGRSTRADPDGAAPDAQERVEHPQFGSGVVMSAEDDRVTVLFAEHGYKTLALDAVREGDLLTPEGA; from the coding sequence ATGCGATCGGACCTGCAGCGGGTGGCGGCGGACGCGTTCGGGCTGCCCGAGCTGCGCCCCGAGCAGCTGGAGGCGATGGAGGCGGCGGCGGCCGGGCGCGACGTGCTGGCGGTGCTGCCGACCGGTTCGGGGAAGTCGGCGATCTACCAGGTGCCCGCGCTGCTGCGCGACGGCCCGGCGGTCGTCGTCTCCCCGCTGGTGGCGCTGCAGCGCGACCAGCGCGAGGGCCTCGACGACGCCCTCGCCGACGGGGCGGGCCCGCCGCCCGCGGTGGCGGTCAACGCCACGCAGAAGGCGTCGGACAACAAGCGGGCGTGGGAGGCGGTGGAGTCGGGCGGGGCCCGGTACCTGTTCCTGTCCCCCGAGCAGCTCGCGCGCGACGACGTCGTGGAGCGGGTGGCGGCGGTGGCGCCCGCGCTGTTCGTCGTCGACGAGGCGCACTGCGTCTCGGAGTGGGGCCACGACTTCCGGCCCGACTACCTGCGCCTGGCCGACGTCGTGGAGCGGCTCGGGCACCCGCCGGTCGTCGCGCTGACGGCGACGGCGGCCCCGCCCGTGCGCGCCGACATCGTCGAGCGCCTGGGCCTGCGCGACCCCCGCGAGGTGACGGCGGGCTTCGACCGCCCCAACCTGCACCTGGCCGCCGCCGTGCACGCCGACGAGGACCTCCGCGACCGCGAGGTCGTGGAGCGGGTCGCCGAGCTCGTGGGCGACGGCGGGACGGGGCTGCTGTACTGCGCGACGCGCACCGCCACCACCCGGCACACCGAGGCGCTGACCGCCCGCGGGATCCGCGCCGCGACCTACCACGCGGGGATGCGCCGGGCCGACCGCGACCGCGTGCACGAGGAGTTCCGGTCCGGGGCCGCCGACGTCGTCGTCGCCACGTCGGCGTTCGGCATGGGGATCGACCGCCCGGACGTGCGGTTCGTCGTGCACGCCGCCTCGCCGGCGTCGATCGACTCCTACTACCAGGAGATCGGCCGCGCCGGCCGCGACGACGACCCGGCAACCATCGAGCTCCACCACCACGCGGGCGACCTGCACCTGCAGCGCTTCCTCACCGCGCGCCGGCTCAAGCCCGACGCGCTGCACGCCGTCCTCACCGCCCTGGAGGAGGGGCCGGCGCGGCCGGCGGAGCTGGGCAGGCGCTCCGGGCTCTCGGCCCGGCGCCGGACCACCGCGGTGAACCTGCTGGAGCAGGCGGGCGCGCTCACCGTCGACGGGGACGGCCGCGTGGCGGCGACCGGGACGGACCGCGCGGAGGCCGTCGCGCGGGCCGGGGAGGTGGCGCAGCGGCGGCGCGAGACGGTGCGGTCGCGGATCGACATGATGCGCGCCTACGCCGAGACCACCGACTGCCGGCGCCGGCTGCTGCTGGGCTACTTCGGCGAGCAGCACCCCGAACCGTGCGGGCGCTGCGACAACTGCGACGCCGGGCGCTCCACCCGCGCCGACCCCGACGGCGCCGCGCCGGACGCGCAGGAGCGCGTGGAGCACCCGCAGTTCGGGTCGGGGGTGGTGATGTCGGCCGAGGACGACCGGGTGACCGTGCTGTTCGCCGAGCACGGCTACAAGACGCTCGCCCTGGACGCCGTGCGGGAGGGCGACCTGCTGACGCCGGAGGGGGCCTGA
- a CDS encoding DUF6766 family protein has translation MNRAARVLRDNGLGLAFGGLFLLALAGQGVAGHAQYNDQQVAEGSDPVGLGDYLTSSSFAVDVVENWQSEYLQFFLYILATVWLVQRGSPESKELDETGTESDADQLVGPHARPDSPRWAHPGDWRTTVFSRSLGLVMGAVFLLSWAAQSVAGWAAYNAEQLGSRQDPVTWAGYLAEPDFWNRTLQNWQSELLAVGSMAVLAVFLRQRGSPESKPVGAAHGDTAMTG, from the coding sequence ATGAACCGCGCCGCGCGCGTGCTGCGCGACAACGGGCTGGGCCTGGCGTTCGGGGGGCTGTTCCTGCTGGCACTGGCCGGGCAGGGCGTGGCCGGGCACGCGCAGTACAACGACCAGCAGGTCGCCGAGGGCTCCGACCCCGTCGGCCTGGGCGACTACCTGACGTCGTCGTCGTTCGCCGTCGACGTCGTGGAGAACTGGCAGTCGGAGTACCTGCAGTTCTTCCTCTACATCCTCGCGACGGTGTGGCTGGTGCAGCGCGGCTCGCCGGAGTCCAAGGAGCTCGACGAGACCGGCACCGAGTCCGACGCCGACCAGCTCGTCGGCCCGCACGCCCGCCCCGACTCCCCGCGCTGGGCCCACCCCGGCGACTGGCGCACCACCGTGTTCTCGCGCTCGCTCGGGCTGGTGATGGGCGCGGTCTTCCTGCTCTCCTGGGCCGCGCAGTCGGTGGCCGGCTGGGCCGCCTACAACGCCGAGCAGCTCGGCTCGCGGCAGGACCCGGTGACGTGGGCGGGCTACCTCGCCGAGCCCGACTTCTGGAACCGCACGCTGCAGAACTGGCAGTCCGAGCTGCTGGCGGTGGGGTCGATGGCGGTGCTGGCGGTGTTCCTGCGCCAGCGCGGGTCGCCCGAGTCCAAGCCCGTCGGCGCCGCGCACGGCGACACCGCGATGACCGGCTGA
- a CDS encoding spore photoproduct lyase family protein, giving the protein MPTSTSTRLWVPRRVLVTRSAAERPHTATILERCAAAGVTDVEFLPADRITGLRVTGPDGETDERATYARAKSTLVVVVSPPSQRRLQPIPPSADWRLDLAQGCPAHCQYCYLAGSLGGPPVTRVYADLDAVLGAMDGHVGRGGVTSTSAARGHEGTTFEASCYTDPLGIEHVTGSLSAAIAHVGTHAFAGPVQLRATTKFGAVEPLLDLPHHGRTRIRASVNAAGVAGRFEGGTDPVPVRLAGLGALARAGYPVGLTIAPIMPRGDWRAEYGALLDAAADELAGVPGLDLTVECITHRFTPSSKDVLEDWYPRTQLEMDPDARSRKRGKFGSVKYVYPAATMAELRSWFADALEARIPAARPLYWT; this is encoded by the coding sequence ATGCCGACCTCCACCTCGACCCGCCTCTGGGTCCCCCGCCGCGTCCTCGTCACCCGTTCCGCCGCCGAGCGGCCGCACACCGCGACCATCCTCGAGCGCTGCGCCGCCGCCGGCGTCACCGACGTCGAGTTCCTGCCCGCCGACCGGATCACCGGCCTGCGCGTGACGGGGCCCGACGGGGAGACCGACGAGCGCGCCACCTACGCCCGCGCCAAGTCGACGCTCGTCGTCGTCGTCAGTCCGCCGTCGCAGCGGCGCCTGCAGCCCATCCCGCCCAGCGCCGACTGGCGCCTGGACCTCGCGCAGGGCTGCCCGGCCCACTGCCAGTACTGCTACCTCGCGGGCTCGCTGGGCGGGCCGCCGGTCACCCGGGTCTACGCCGACCTCGACGCGGTCCTGGGCGCGATGGACGGGCACGTCGGCCGCGGCGGGGTGACCTCCACGTCGGCGGCCCGCGGCCACGAGGGCACCACGTTCGAGGCCTCCTGCTACACCGACCCGCTCGGGATCGAGCACGTCACCGGCAGCCTGTCCGCGGCCATCGCCCACGTCGGGACGCACGCGTTCGCGGGGCCGGTGCAGCTGCGGGCCACCACCAAGTTCGGCGCCGTCGAGCCGCTGCTCGACCTGCCCCACCACGGCAGGACCCGGATCCGCGCGTCGGTGAACGCGGCGGGCGTCGCCGGCCGCTTCGAGGGCGGCACCGACCCCGTTCCGGTCCGCCTGGCCGGACTGGGCGCGCTCGCCCGCGCCGGCTACCCCGTCGGTCTGACGATCGCGCCGATCATGCCGCGCGGCGACTGGCGCGCCGAGTACGGCGCCCTGCTCGACGCCGCCGCCGACGAGCTGGCCGGCGTGCCCGGGCTCGACCTCACCGTCGAGTGCATCACCCACCGCTTCACGCCGTCGAGCAAGGACGTGCTCGAGGACTGGTACCCGCGCACGCAGCTGGAGATGGACCCCGACGCCCGCAGCCGCAAGCGCGGGAAGTTCGGCTCGGTGAAGTACGTCTACCCCGCCGCGACGATGGCGGAGCTGCGGTCCTGGTTCGCCGACGCGCTGGAGGCGCGCATCCCGGCCGCGCGTCCGCTCTACTGGACCTGA
- a CDS encoding SRPBCC family protein: MATNVQHSVDVHVPVRTAYNQWTQFETFPQFMDGVERIDQLTPTKTHWVTKIAGVSREFDAEITEQHPDERVAWTTQNGTHQAGVVTFHRIDDATTRVTLQLDHDPEGLVEKAGDALGIVQRRLKGDMENFKTFIEARGKEEGGWRGDVDAAPQNAV, translated from the coding sequence ATGGCCACCAACGTTCAGCACTCTGTCGACGTCCACGTCCCGGTCCGTACGGCCTACAACCAGTGGACGCAGTTCGAGACGTTCCCGCAGTTCATGGACGGGGTCGAGCGCATCGACCAGCTCACCCCGACGAAGACCCACTGGGTGACCAAGATCGCCGGCGTGTCCCGCGAGTTCGACGCGGAGATCACCGAGCAGCACCCCGACGAGCGCGTCGCCTGGACCACCCAGAACGGCACCCACCAGGCCGGCGTCGTGACGTTCCACCGCATCGACGACGCCACCACGCGCGTCACCCTGCAGCTCGACCACGACCCGGAGGGCCTGGTCGAGAAGGCCGGCGACGCGCTGGGCATCGTGCAGCGCCGCCTCAAGGGCGACATGGAGAACTTCAAGACCTTCATCGAGGCCCGCGGCAAGGAGGAGGGCGGCTGGCGCGGCGACGTCGACGCCGCTCCGCAGAACGCCGTCTGA
- a CDS encoding glycosyltransferase family 2 protein yields the protein MLIDVPVPGNRYNLLDAHPAPRPRVAVVVAHYRQPGQLARTWHALCHQTLPPVEVVIADDGSDPPPAPPAGGPPVRVVTQPDLGFRAAAARNLGVAHTSAEVLVFLDADTVPEPGFLEHLTARVARNPDVLAVGRRRHADLDGHPVDVDPRTLPELPEPAWLREAYAGSRDLLDADGTSFRHVISAVLACRRSLFDDLGGFDERYVGYGGEDWDLAYRAWNNGAVLVHEPTAVAWHDGPDWALRGDAPGVKEREAARLAALIPEPGTRRGAPPGDVPDVLVEAASGAVPSLEAQHHTDLAVGGIDLAGGGFDLAGGGGWTTDQLRRARVRMRVERPLPPWAVGAAVRALVDGDLATVVLRTGGVVAATACSTRALGRARRWGGREVASGTLDLDVGSA from the coding sequence GTGCTGATCGACGTCCCCGTCCCCGGCAACCGCTACAACCTGCTCGACGCGCACCCGGCCCCGCGCCCGCGCGTCGCGGTCGTCGTCGCGCACTACCGCCAGCCCGGGCAGCTCGCCCGCACCTGGCACGCGCTGTGCCACCAGACCCTGCCGCCGGTGGAGGTGGTGATCGCCGACGACGGCTCGGACCCGCCGCCCGCACCGCCCGCGGGCGGCCCGCCGGTGCGCGTGGTGACCCAGCCCGACCTCGGCTTCCGGGCGGCGGCCGCGCGCAACCTCGGCGTCGCGCACACGAGCGCCGAGGTGCTGGTCTTCCTCGACGCCGACACCGTGCCCGAGCCGGGGTTCCTCGAGCACCTGACCGCGCGCGTCGCCCGCAACCCCGACGTGCTCGCCGTGGGTCGCCGCCGCCACGCCGACCTCGACGGCCACCCCGTCGACGTCGACCCGCGCACGCTCCCCGAGCTGCCCGAGCCCGCCTGGCTGCGGGAGGCCTACGCCGGCAGCCGCGACCTGCTCGACGCCGACGGCACCAGCTTCCGCCACGTCATCAGCGCCGTGCTCGCGTGCCGGCGCAGCCTGTTCGACGACCTCGGCGGCTTCGACGAGCGGTACGTCGGCTACGGCGGCGAGGACTGGGACCTGGCCTACCGGGCGTGGAACAACGGGGCGGTGCTCGTGCACGAGCCCACCGCAGTGGCCTGGCACGACGGCCCGGACTGGGCGCTGCGCGGCGATGCCCCCGGGGTGAAGGAGCGGGAGGCGGCCCGGCTCGCTGCGCTCATCCCGGAGCCCGGGACGCGGAGGGGCGCACCGCCCGGCGACGTGCCCGACGTGCTCGTCGAGGCCGCCTCGGGGGCCGTGCCGTCGCTGGAGGCCCAGCACCACACCGACCTGGCCGTGGGCGGGATCGACCTGGCCGGGGGCGGGTTCGACCTGGCCGGGGGCGGGGGCTGGACGACCGACCAGCTCCGGCGCGCGCGCGTGCGGATGCGGGTCGAGCGGCCGCTGCCGCCGTGGGCGGTGGGTGCGGCGGTGCGGGCGCTGGTCGACGGCGACCTCGCGACGGTCGTCCTGCGCACCGGGGGCGTGGTGGCCGCCACCGCGTGCAGCACCCGTGCGCTCGGCCGGGCGCGGCGGTGGGGCGGGCGCGAGGTCGCGTCCGGGACGCTGGACCTCGACGTCGGGAGCGCCTGA
- a CDS encoding alpha/beta fold hydrolase, which yields MPDRPTLLAVPGLGLTPRTTAPTLSALGPGWRTGVVRLPGYGEPCRSGVLLDPAVLAGRLLDRLDRPAVLLGHSASCHVVAEAARRAPGRVAGLVLVGPTGDPRLVPPVLVHRWLRTAVHEHLWELPVLVPDWLRNGPVTMARGFAATRRQRLSDVLAGVEAPVLVVRGRHDRIAPADWVAALAAAAPRGTAASLAGGAHMVPLTRPASLAARIEAVLGGARTRR from the coding sequence GTGCCCGACCGCCCCACCCTGCTCGCCGTGCCGGGCCTGGGCCTCACCCCGCGGACCACCGCGCCGACCCTGAGCGCGCTGGGGCCCGGCTGGCGGACGGGGGTCGTCCGGCTGCCCGGCTACGGGGAGCCCTGCCGGTCCGGCGTCCTGCTCGACCCCGCCGTGCTGGCCGGCCGCCTGCTCGACCGGCTCGACCGGCCCGCCGTCCTGCTCGGGCACTCCGCGAGCTGCCACGTGGTGGCCGAGGCGGCCCGGCGCGCCCCCGGCCGGGTCGCGGGGCTGGTCCTCGTGGGCCCGACCGGCGACCCGCGGCTCGTGCCACCCGTGCTGGTGCACCGCTGGCTGAGGACCGCGGTGCACGAGCACCTGTGGGAGCTGCCGGTGCTGGTGCCCGACTGGCTGCGCAACGGGCCGGTGACGATGGCCCGGGGGTTCGCGGCGACCCGCCGCCAGCGGCTCAGCGACGTGCTGGCGGGCGTCGAGGCGCCGGTGCTGGTCGTCCGCGGGCGCCACGACCGCATCGCCCCCGCCGACTGGGTCGCCGCGCTGGCCGCCGCGGCGCCGCGCGGAACGGCCGCGTCCCTGGCCGGCGGGGCCCACATGGTGCCGCTCACCCGGCCCGCCTCCCTGGCCGCCCGCATCGAGGCGGTCCTCGGCGGTGCCCGGACGCGCCGGTAG
- a CDS encoding PP2C family protein-serine/threonine phosphatase gives MAAPGGDEAWAHVLAQVVDGGHLARGEDLTTLVDDAVRPLGLTAEVLVVDLAQRWFVPVGAAAEQQVRVVGTMAGRAYQLGEIFPGLDDAGGRVLWVPILDGTDRAGVMRVGLGDLDDDPAMRRWVWILAGLTGHLLMTKIVYSDRLRRWRSNGPLSLASEMLWQMLPPRTFATDRVVVAALLEPHDQVAGDAYDYNVDGDVVDLAVFDALGHDIRAGLTTALAITAVRNARRDGETDLGAIAARADDAVLSQSGPHQFATAVLARLDTATGVLEFLLAGHPAPLLVRDGRVVKQLAVAPRLPLGLTFPGPPPAVGREQLEPGDRLLLYSDGIVEARDVDGEFFGEDRLVEFTEHASADHLSAPETLRRLGAAVLAHQDGHLQDDATLVLVDWATGAHLSMFPTDVHG, from the coding sequence GTGGCGGCACCGGGCGGGGACGAGGCGTGGGCGCACGTCCTCGCGCAGGTCGTCGACGGCGGCCACCTCGCCCGCGGTGAGGACCTGACGACGCTGGTCGACGACGCCGTGCGCCCGCTCGGGCTCACCGCCGAGGTGCTGGTCGTCGACCTGGCGCAGCGGTGGTTCGTGCCGGTGGGGGCGGCGGCGGAGCAGCAGGTCCGGGTCGTCGGCACGATGGCCGGCCGGGCCTACCAGCTCGGCGAGATCTTCCCCGGCCTCGACGACGCGGGCGGCCGCGTGCTGTGGGTGCCGATCCTCGACGGCACCGACCGCGCCGGTGTGATGCGCGTCGGCCTGGGTGACCTCGACGACGACCCGGCTATGCGCCGCTGGGTGTGGATCCTCGCCGGCCTCACCGGGCACCTGCTGATGACGAAGATCGTCTACAGCGACCGGCTGCGGCGCTGGCGCAGCAACGGGCCGCTCTCCCTGGCGTCGGAGATGCTGTGGCAGATGCTGCCGCCCCGGACGTTCGCGACCGACCGGGTCGTCGTCGCCGCGCTGCTCGAACCGCACGACCAGGTCGCGGGCGACGCCTACGACTACAACGTTGACGGCGACGTCGTCGACCTCGCCGTCTTCGACGCCCTGGGCCACGACATCCGCGCCGGGCTCACCACCGCGCTCGCCATCACCGCCGTGCGCAACGCGCGCCGCGACGGCGAGACCGACCTCGGGGCCATCGCCGCCCGGGCGGACGACGCCGTCCTCTCCCAGTCCGGGCCCCACCAGTTCGCCACCGCCGTGCTGGCCCGGCTGGACACGGCCACCGGCGTGCTGGAGTTCCTGCTCGCCGGGCACCCGGCGCCGCTGCTGGTGCGCGACGGGCGGGTCGTCAAGCAGCTCGCGGTGGCGCCGCGGCTGCCGCTGGGCCTGACCTTCCCCGGGCCGCCCCCGGCGGTGGGCCGCGAGCAGCTCGAACCCGGCGACCGCCTGCTGCTCTACTCCGACGGCATCGTGGAGGCCCGCGACGTCGACGGCGAGTTCTTCGGCGAGGACCGCCTCGTCGAGTTCACCGAGCACGCCTCCGCCGACCACCTGTCCGCGCCCGAGACGCTGCGCCGCCTGGGCGCGGCCGTGCTCGCCCACCAGGACGGCCACCTGCAGGACGACGCCACGCTGGTGCTCGTCGACTGGGCCACCGGGGCGCACCTCAGCATGTTCCCGACCGACGTCCACGGCTGA
- a CDS encoding SDR family NAD(P)-dependent oxidoreductase — MRIRNSVVVVTGASSGIGRATAAALAARGAHLVLVARDADALRDVAAACTAAGAQAVVAPADVGDAEAVESAAAQAVERFGRIDAWVNAASVTQFGSLLDTPLADVRRVLEVNTMGCVHGCRAALPRMIAQRRGVVVNVSSILGVIAQPRGAAYTMSKFAIRGLGLSLRQELRLDGVRGVHVTTVLPAAIDTPIFADAANRSGRRARAIPPVYTPERVAKVVLGQIRFPRREVVAGGLLGRVFVAQHSVAPGLT, encoded by the coding sequence ATGCGGATCAGGAACAGCGTCGTGGTCGTCACCGGCGCGTCGAGCGGGATCGGGCGGGCGACCGCGGCGGCGCTGGCCGCGCGGGGCGCCCACCTCGTCCTGGTGGCGCGCGACGCCGACGCCCTGCGGGACGTGGCCGCCGCGTGCACGGCCGCGGGCGCGCAGGCCGTGGTCGCCCCGGCCGACGTCGGCGACGCCGAGGCGGTGGAGTCGGCCGCGGCGCAGGCGGTGGAGCGGTTCGGCCGGATCGACGCCTGGGTCAACGCGGCGTCGGTGACCCAGTTCGGGTCCCTGCTCGACACCCCGCTCGCCGACGTCCGGCGCGTGCTGGAGGTCAACACCATGGGCTGCGTCCACGGCTGCCGCGCCGCGCTGCCGCGGATGATCGCGCAGCGCCGCGGCGTCGTCGTCAACGTCTCGTCCATCCTCGGGGTGATCGCGCAGCCGCGCGGCGCGGCGTACACGATGTCGAAGTTCGCCATCCGCGGCCTGGGGCTGAGCCTGCGCCAGGAGCTGCGGCTCGACGGGGTGCGCGGCGTGCACGTCACCACGGTCCTGCCCGCCGCGATCGACACCCCGATCTTCGCCGACGCGGCCAACCGCTCCGGGCGCCGGGCGCGGGCGATCCCGCCGGTGTACACGCCCGAGCGGGTGGCGAAGGTCGTGCTGGGGCAGATCCGGTTCCCGCGCCGCGAGGTCGTGGCGGGCGGGCTGCTCGGCCGCGTCTTCGTGGCCCAGCACTCCGTCGCGCCCGGGCTGACCTAG
- a CDS encoding carotenoid biosynthesis protein, which produces MSSLAAGSPAARPFGLPVVGAAAVWSLVGAAVLVQIVYPLVPDGALTPVTVTSVLLFSAASVADAARRHGARGAAVLLAVAGGGGLLAESVGLATGLPFGEYAYSGTLGAEVAGVPVVVPLAWVMMAWPALVVGRTLARGGAGVALVGGAALAVWDVFLDPQMVDAGHWTWADPSPALPLVPGVPLTNYAGWVLVSVLMVGLLHRLVGPSDGPSGPAAALYLWTYGSSVLAHGAFFGLPGSALVGGLVMGLVAVPFAVALLRRASWISPSTRVSRNPTSTSRWSR; this is translated from the coding sequence GTGTCGTCCCTCGCCGCGGGCTCCCCCGCCGCCCGCCCGTTCGGCCTGCCCGTGGTGGGGGCCGCCGCCGTGTGGTCCCTCGTCGGGGCCGCGGTGCTCGTGCAGATCGTCTACCCGCTGGTGCCGGACGGGGCGCTCACGCCGGTGACGGTGACGTCGGTGCTGCTGTTCTCGGCCGCGTCGGTCGCCGACGCGGCCCGCCGCCACGGCGCGCGGGGCGCCGCGGTGCTGCTCGCCGTGGCCGGGGGCGGGGGGCTGCTGGCCGAGTCGGTCGGGCTGGCCACCGGGCTGCCGTTCGGGGAGTACGCCTACAGCGGCACGCTCGGCGCGGAGGTGGCCGGCGTGCCGGTCGTCGTGCCGCTGGCCTGGGTGATGATGGCCTGGCCCGCGCTCGTCGTCGGCCGGACCCTCGCCCGCGGCGGCGCGGGCGTGGCGCTGGTCGGCGGCGCGGCGCTGGCGGTGTGGGACGTGTTCCTCGACCCCCAGATGGTCGACGCCGGGCACTGGACCTGGGCCGACCCCTCCCCCGCGCTGCCGCTCGTGCCGGGCGTCCCGCTGACGAACTACGCCGGCTGGGTGCTCGTCTCCGTGCTCATGGTCGGGCTGCTGCACCGCCTGGTCGGGCCGTCCGACGGGCCGTCCGGACCCGCCGCGGCGCTGTACCTGTGGACCTACGGCTCCTCGGTGCTCGCGCACGGCGCGTTCTTCGGGCTCCCCGGCTCCGCGCTCGTCGGCGGGCTGGTGATGGGGCTCGTCGCCGTCCCGTTCGCGGTGGCGCTGCTGCGGCGGGCCTCGTGGATCTCCCCGAGCACGCGCGTGAGCCGGAACCCGACGAGCACCAGCAGGTGGAGCAGGTAG